One stretch of Kiritimatiellaceae bacterium DNA includes these proteins:
- a CDS encoding trypsin-like peptidase domain-containing protein, whose protein sequence is MRAKIVFVLTCILLPLTGFPIVTANNGMAEQAPPGLNWDYVYNYKSCSSVAVNPYWILTAAHVADDAGDGSLTIGSTKYYQQEIVYHASADLALVRYDKALPGYYGLYAGALYVGDGILMVGYGDTGTVSSASYTDSGQGSGTKRWGSNKIDAGGWLGSTYVLAANFNNGATTNEAGVGVFDSGGGSFFNDAGTWKVVGINIARNPSTPPYTVSYMASMPAYASWVTQTIPEPATGILLVGVGIVFGAIKRLRYMYQ, encoded by the coding sequence ATGAGAGCGAAGATAGTTTTTGTACTGACCTGTATCCTGCTCCCGTTGACCGGATTTCCCATTGTTACCGCCAACAACGGTATGGCGGAGCAAGCCCCGCCGGGGCTTAACTGGGATTATGTTTATAATTATAAAAGCTGCTCATCGGTTGCGGTTAATCCTTACTGGATTTTAACGGCTGCGCATGTGGCTGATGATGCGGGAGACGGCTCGTTGACGATCGGCTCAACGAAGTATTATCAGCAGGAGATTGTCTATCACGCCTCAGCCGATCTGGCGCTGGTACGCTATGACAAGGCGTTGCCGGGATATTACGGTCTGTATGCCGGAGCGCTTTACGTCGGCGATGGCATTCTCATGGTCGGCTATGGCGACACCGGAACGGTTTCATCAGCATCCTATACCGATAGCGGCCAAGGCAGTGGAACGAAACGCTGGGGAAGTAATAAAATTGACGCCGGCGGCTGGCTGGGCAGTACCTATGTGCTGGCGGCCAACTTCAACAATGGGGCGACCACCAATGAGGCCGGAGTGGGGGTGTTCGATTCCGGCGGCGGGTCGTTCTTTAATGATGCCGGAACCTGGAAAGTGGTCGGGATCAATATTGCGCGTAATCCCAGCACGCCGCCTTATACGGTTTCATATATGGCGTCTATGCCGGCTTATGCGTCATGGGTTACTCAAACGATTCCGGAGCCGGCGACAGGGATTCTGCTCGTCGGCGTCGGCATTGTTTTCGGCGCGATCAAGCGCCTGCGGTATATGTACCAGTGA
- the gap gene encoding type I glyceraldehyde-3-phosphate dehydrogenase produces MAIKVGINGFGRIGRMVFRAAAGRKDIEVVGINDLLDVNYLAYMLKYDSVHGQFEGTVEVKDGKLVVNGKPIRITAEKDPSALKWGDIGAEVVVESTGFFLTKETAQKHIDAGAKKVVLSAPSKDDTPMFVCGVNTDKYAGQTIVSNASCTTNCLAPVAKVLNDKFGIKRGLMTTVHAATATQKTVDGPSAKDWRGGRGILENIIPSSTGAAKAVGVVIPELKGKLTGMAFRVPTSDVSVVDLTCELVKEASYEEICAAMKEAAAGSLKGILGYTEDDVVSTDFRHEARTSIFDAKAGIQLDKTFVKVVAWYDNEWGYSNKVLDLIAVISK; encoded by the coding sequence ATGGCTATCAAAGTTGGTATTAACGGTTTCGGGCGCATCGGCCGCATGGTTTTCCGCGCCGCCGCCGGTCGCAAAGACATCGAAGTGGTCGGCATCAACGACCTGCTGGACGTCAACTATCTGGCGTACATGCTCAAGTATGATTCTGTACACGGCCAGTTCGAAGGCACCGTCGAAGTCAAAGACGGCAAGCTCGTCGTCAACGGCAAGCCGATCCGCATCACCGCGGAAAAAGATCCGTCCGCTCTCAAGTGGGGCGATATCGGCGCTGAAGTCGTCGTTGAATCCACCGGCTTCTTCCTGACCAAAGAAACGGCTCAGAAGCATATCGACGCCGGCGCGAAGAAAGTTGTCCTTTCCGCTCCGTCCAAAGATGACACTCCGATGTTCGTCTGCGGCGTCAACACCGACAAATATGCCGGTCAGACCATCGTCTCCAACGCTTCCTGCACCACCAACTGTCTGGCTCCGGTCGCCAAAGTTCTGAACGACAAGTTCGGCATCAAGCGCGGTCTGATGACCACGGTTCACGCCGCTACCGCCACTCAGAAAACCGTTGACGGTCCTTCCGCCAAAGACTGGCGCGGCGGCCGCGGTATTCTCGAAAACATCATCCCGTCCTCGACCGGCGCTGCTAAAGCGGTCGGCGTGGTGATTCCGGAACTCAAAGGCAAGCTCACCGGCATGGCCTTCCGCGTTCCGACCTCCGACGTATCGGTTGTCGACCTGACCTGCGAACTGGTCAAGGAAGCTTCCTACGAAGAAATCTGCGCGGCGATGAAAGAAGCTGCTGCCGGTTCCCTCAAGGGCATCCTCGGCTATACCGAAGACGATGTCGTTTCCACCGACTTCCGCCACGAAGCCCGCACCTCGATCTTCGATGCCAAAGCCGGTATCCAGCTCGACAAGACCTTCGTTAAAGTCGTTGCCTGGTACGACAACGAATGGGGCTACTCCAACAAAGTCCTCGACCTGATCGCAGTCATCAGCAAGTAA
- a CDS encoding 3-dehydroquinate synthase, which yields MNCDVNVDLGDRSYPIHIGSGNLDSIGAACQDAGLKGRCLIVTDENVAPLYANKVVQSLEKAGFKPALEVLPAGETTKCQTQLMNLYSKAAAHSLDRKCFMVALGGGVIGDLTGFAAASWLRGIRFVQVPTSLLAMVDSSVGGKTGINIPEGKNLVGAFHQPELVLMDLDTLKTLPPRELAAGMAEVVKYGVIWDAELFRKLEQGSLVDAGLIARCCEIKAEVVRQDEREGGLRGILNFGHTAAHAIENGMGYGAYLHGEAVSIGMVYAARLSAKVKKLSAGDVARIETLLKKLHLPVGVPSLTWKELRAPMAVDKKTVGGIPKFVLADRIGHVEFGCEVPEKLLEEVWHGISQ from the coding sequence ATGAATTGCGACGTAAATGTTGATCTGGGCGACCGCTCCTATCCCATCCACATCGGTTCGGGAAATCTCGATTCGATCGGTGCCGCTTGCCAAGACGCCGGGCTTAAAGGGCGCTGCCTGATCGTCACCGACGAAAACGTCGCGCCGCTCTATGCCAACAAAGTTGTCCAATCCTTGGAAAAAGCCGGATTCAAGCCTGCGCTCGAAGTTCTTCCGGCGGGCGAGACCACCAAGTGTCAGACGCAGTTGATGAATCTCTACAGCAAAGCTGCCGCGCACAGCCTCGACCGCAAATGCTTTATGGTCGCCCTCGGCGGCGGCGTTATCGGCGACCTGACCGGCTTTGCCGCCGCCAGCTGGCTGCGAGGCATCCGCTTTGTGCAGGTGCCGACATCACTGCTCGCAATGGTCGATAGCTCCGTCGGCGGAAAGACCGGCATCAATATTCCGGAAGGAAAAAACCTGGTCGGCGCGTTCCATCAGCCGGAACTGGTTTTGATGGATCTCGATACACTTAAAACATTACCGCCGCGCGAGCTGGCCGCCGGAATGGCCGAAGTCGTTAAATATGGCGTCATCTGGGATGCAGAGCTGTTCCGGAAACTGGAGCAGGGTTCCTTGGTTGATGCCGGATTAATTGCCCGTTGCTGCGAAATCAAAGCCGAGGTCGTCCGGCAGGACGAACGCGAAGGCGGGTTGCGCGGTATTCTGAATTTCGGACATACTGCGGCGCACGCTATCGAGAATGGGATGGGCTATGGTGCATATCTTCACGGTGAGGCCGTTTCTATCGGTATGGTTTATGCCGCGCGTCTTTCCGCAAAGGTCAAAAAACTTTCCGCCGGAGACGTCGCAAGAATCGAAACCCTGCTGAAAAAACTTCATCTGCCGGTTGGTGTTCCGAGCTTAACGTGGAAGGAACTCCGTGCGCCAATGGCTGTCGACAAGAAGACCGTCGGCGGCATACCGAAGTTCGTGCTGGCCGACCGGATCGGCCACGTCGAGTTCGGCTGCGAAGTTCCGGAGAAGTTGCTGGAGGAGGTTTGGCATGGCATCAGTCAATGA
- a CDS encoding site-2 protease family protein, which yields MIKRSYLLTKVMGIPVRMHITLVILLIFAAFKFSLLGVLYMTGLFASIALHELGHSWVAIRKGCRVHEIMLLPIGGVAKMSGLPSRPMDEFLIAVAGPLTSFALAGLFWFLYETGFLVMLFASLAGINLMLGLFNLLPSFPMDGGRIFRALLTPRLGRLKATELAARIGRIMAVVGGIFGLYYHEWILVLIAVFIYQAAGAEYRAVYMQQMSQDWFTASQPTDFEASPPPYARKAPPFWKKWKNKTNAFFNDLFKNWQ from the coding sequence ATGATTAAGCGTTCCTATCTGCTCACAAAAGTTATGGGCATCCCGGTGCGGATGCATATCACGCTGGTTATCCTGCTCATTTTCGCCGCCTTTAAGTTCAGTCTTCTGGGCGTCCTTTATATGACTGGACTCTTTGCCAGCATCGCGCTTCATGAATTGGGTCATTCATGGGTGGCGATCCGCAAAGGATGTCGCGTACATGAAATCATGCTGCTGCCGATCGGCGGCGTTGCCAAAATGAGCGGTCTGCCGTCACGGCCGATGGACGAGTTTCTGATTGCGGTCGCCGGACCGCTGACCAGCTTTGCACTGGCGGGTCTGTTCTGGTTTCTATACGAAACCGGATTTTTGGTGATGCTGTTCGCCAGTCTGGCCGGCATCAACCTGATGCTCGGTCTGTTCAATCTGCTTCCGTCGTTCCCGATGGACGGCGGACGAATCTTCCGCGCCTTACTGACGCCGCGGCTTGGACGCCTCAAGGCCACTGAACTGGCTGCCCGTATCGGGCGGATTATGGCGGTCGTCGGTGGAATTTTCGGACTGTATTACCACGAATGGATTCTCGTCCTGATTGCGGTGTTTATTTATCAGGCGGCGGGCGCGGAATACCGTGCAGTTTATATGCAGCAGATGAGTCAGGACTGGTTTACCGCCAGCCAGCCCACGGACTTTGAGGCAAGTCCGCCGCCCTACGCGCGCAAAGCTCCGCCGTTCTGGAAAAAGTGGAAAAACAAAACCAACGCTTTTTTCAACGACCTGTTTAAAAACTGGCAGTAG
- a CDS encoding 3-deoxy-D-manno-octulosonic acid transferase, with translation MIWFLYNLFFPLVFLLMLPKFISRMMRRGGYRRHFEQRLGIYGHGTAARLAESRRIWIHAVSVGELFVALRFIEEYRTAHSEALFVVSTNTSTGHTLAEQKMDRRDVLIYFPLDLPFVMRRVFNAINPLKLILVECEFWPNLVREAHKRGIPVALINGRISDSSFKGYMALRPFTRRLLALINPVCMQGRQDAERIIAMGARPETVKTPGTAKYDLPPPEANAGAVARAVLKKISIPENALILLGGSTWPGEEEALCKIYKTLRTQHQNLFLVLVPRHAERRNDVAEAIRSQGLSLVLRSQMAGGAAKSDVLVVDTTGELMSFYAAADVVFVGKSLCEHGGQNPIEPALFGKAVVVGPNMENFPAVMDDFLSANAIRQVTDVQALEKTVAELLADPSARAQLGQTARGVVESRRGVISHMVAAI, from the coding sequence ATGATTTGGTTTTTATACAACCTGTTTTTCCCTTTGGTGTTTCTGCTGATGCTACCGAAGTTTATTTCGCGCATGATGCGGCGCGGCGGCTATCGTCGGCACTTTGAACAGCGGCTCGGCATCTATGGCCACGGAACCGCCGCTCGGCTGGCGGAAAGTCGCCGTATCTGGATTCACGCCGTCAGTGTCGGCGAGTTGTTTGTGGCGCTTCGCTTTATCGAAGAATACCGCACGGCTCATTCCGAAGCACTGTTCGTCGTCAGCACCAACACTTCAACCGGCCACACGCTCGCCGAGCAGAAGATGGATCGGCGCGATGTGCTGATTTATTTTCCGCTCGATCTGCCGTTTGTAATGCGACGTGTTTTCAATGCGATTAATCCGCTCAAACTGATTCTGGTCGAGTGCGAGTTCTGGCCGAATCTGGTGCGGGAGGCGCATAAACGCGGCATTCCGGTTGCGCTGATTAACGGGCGGATTTCCGACTCGTCGTTCAAAGGGTACATGGCACTCCGTCCATTCACCCGCCGGTTGCTGGCTCTGATCAATCCGGTTTGTATGCAGGGACGGCAGGATGCCGAACGCATCATCGCTATGGGGGCTCGGCCAGAGACCGTGAAGACGCCTGGAACGGCCAAGTATGATCTGCCGCCGCCGGAAGCGAATGCCGGCGCTGTCGCCCGCGCAGTGCTCAAAAAGATTTCGATTCCGGAAAATGCGCTGATTCTGCTCGGCGGTTCAACCTGGCCGGGTGAAGAAGAGGCTCTCTGTAAAATTTATAAAACGTTGCGTACGCAGCATCAAAATCTTTTTCTGGTGCTGGTTCCGCGCCATGCCGAGCGCCGTAATGACGTGGCGGAAGCCATCCGGTCACAGGGACTTTCGCTGGTACTGCGCAGTCAGATGGCGGGCGGCGCGGCGAAGTCCGATGTGCTGGTCGTGGACACCACCGGCGAGCTGATGAGTTTTTATGCCGCTGCCGATGTGGTGTTTGTCGGCAAGAGTCTTTGTGAGCACGGCGGACAGAATCCGATTGAACCGGCGCTGTTTGGCAAGGCGGTCGTTGTCGGCCCGAATATGGAAAACTTTCCGGCCGTGATGGACGACTTCCTTTCGGCGAACGCCATCCGGCAGGTTACAGACGTCCAAGCTTTGGAAAAAACCGTCGCCGAACTGCTGGCTGATCCTTCGGCCCGCGCCCAGCTCGGCCAGACCGCTCGCGGCGTAGTGGAATCCCGCCGCGGGGTTATTTCCCACATGGTGGCGGCCATCTGA
- the topA gene encoding type I DNA topoisomerase, with amino-acid sequence MKKLVIVESPAKAKTINKYLGDDYIVKASMGHVRDLPQKKLGVDVEKGFEPEYVNTTGRAKVITDLKAAAKQCDEVILAPDPDREGEAIAWHLFELLKKIVPPEKFSRVTYNEITKPAIKEAFSKPGAIDMNRVNSQQARRVLDRLVGFKVSPLLWKQVRGGVSAGRVQSVALRLVCERENEIKNFNPEEYWMLGANVRKLVNPRDPFAVKLAQINGEKAEIKSSEQAAQVRAELEASLLHVARIIEKEIQRKARAPFITSSLQQAASSFCGFAPARTMSIAQALYENGLITYMRTDSFNIAKSAQEACHAFVTAEYGADYLPEKPNFYKSRGNAQEAHEAIRPTDVTQTPQGLSNLKPEEQKLYKLIWERFVASQMVPSRIARRTAEIETAGANVYLFRATSSEIVFPGYMRASGIEKAADKKNEDDEEENEEVKLPPLTEGEKLDCVEWLGEQKFTKPPARYSESALIKALEENGVGRPSTYAQTLATLDKREYVTKEKRSLVPTEAGMRVCEFLVGALDPLFNVKFTAEMEEKLDRIEDGSVEWADMMQTFYTQFLVWLEGARDMADAGETQNILAALDQVKEWTEPVKRGRRTYDDRETVQSVREKFAADGQITTRQQQMLHNLACKYMSQVSGDQVSALKLEKPEAASGETVRKLELLEHVQFAEARKVGKKTYDDKKFCESLRQQVQGGRNLSERQLAALDSVLTKYSEQVPDFETIKASLNMAAKPETADSGLTGALLELLKPIQVWNPPVMRGKREFNDQSFYESLSGQFGTKGALSEKQVAALKKIVSRYAAQIPDFDSLREQYGLPEPKVKK; translated from the coding sequence ATGAAAAAACTGGTCATCGTAGAGTCTCCCGCCAAGGCGAAGACAATTAACAAATATCTGGGCGATGACTATATCGTCAAAGCGTCGATGGGCCATGTGCGCGACCTGCCGCAGAAAAAACTCGGCGTGGATGTTGAAAAAGGCTTTGAGCCGGAATATGTCAACACGACCGGCCGGGCCAAGGTAATCACCGATCTGAAAGCCGCGGCCAAGCAGTGCGACGAAGTGATTCTGGCGCCCGACCCGGACCGCGAAGGAGAGGCGATTGCCTGGCATCTGTTTGAACTGCTCAAGAAAATCGTTCCGCCGGAAAAATTCAGCCGCGTAACCTATAACGAAATTACCAAGCCGGCGATTAAAGAGGCGTTTTCCAAGCCCGGCGCGATCGATATGAATCGCGTCAACTCACAGCAGGCGCGCCGTGTACTCGACCGGCTGGTCGGTTTTAAAGTCAGCCCGCTGCTTTGGAAGCAGGTTCGCGGCGGCGTCAGCGCAGGCCGTGTTCAGTCGGTAGCGCTTCGTCTGGTTTGCGAGCGCGAAAACGAAATTAAGAATTTCAATCCTGAAGAATACTGGATGCTCGGCGCGAATGTTCGCAAGCTGGTTAATCCGCGCGATCCGTTTGCCGTCAAGCTGGCGCAGATCAACGGCGAGAAAGCTGAAATTAAAAGCAGCGAACAGGCGGCGCAGGTTCGCGCCGAACTCGAAGCGAGTTTGTTGCACGTTGCACGGATCATCGAAAAAGAAATTCAGCGCAAGGCTCGCGCTCCGTTTATCACCAGTTCGCTTCAGCAGGCGGCGTCCAGCTTTTGCGGATTTGCTCCGGCCCGCACCATGAGTATCGCGCAGGCGTTGTACGAAAACGGGTTGATCACCTACATGCGAACCGACTCGTTCAATATTGCCAAGAGTGCGCAGGAAGCCTGTCATGCATTTGTCACTGCGGAATACGGCGCGGACTATCTGCCCGAGAAGCCGAACTTCTATAAGAGCCGCGGCAATGCGCAGGAAGCGCACGAAGCGATTCGTCCCACCGATGTTACGCAGACGCCGCAAGGCCTCTCTAATCTAAAACCGGAAGAGCAAAAACTCTACAAACTCATCTGGGAACGTTTTGTGGCCAGCCAGATGGTGCCGTCACGCATTGCCCGCCGCACGGCGGAAATTGAAACCGCCGGAGCCAACGTCTATCTGTTCCGCGCCACGTCTTCGGAAATTGTTTTCCCCGGCTACATGCGCGCCAGCGGAATTGAAAAAGCTGCCGACAAGAAAAACGAGGACGACGAGGAAGAAAACGAAGAAGTCAAACTTCCGCCGCTGACCGAAGGTGAAAAGCTGGATTGCGTGGAATGGCTTGGCGAACAGAAATTCACCAAACCGCCAGCGCGCTACAGCGAGTCGGCCTTAATTAAGGCGCTCGAAGAAAACGGCGTCGGTCGTCCGAGCACCTACGCGCAAACACTGGCGACTCTTGATAAACGCGAATACGTCACCAAAGAAAAGCGCTCGCTGGTTCCGACAGAAGCCGGGATGCGCGTCTGCGAATTTCTGGTCGGCGCGCTCGATCCGCTTTTCAACGTTAAGTTCACTGCGGAAATGGAAGAGAAGCTCGACCGGATCGAGGACGGTTCCGTCGAATGGGCCGACATGATGCAGACGTTCTATACGCAGTTTCTTGTCTGGCTCGAAGGTGCGCGCGATATGGCCGATGCCGGTGAAACCCAAAACATTCTCGCGGCGCTCGATCAGGTCAAGGAGTGGACCGAGCCGGTCAAGCGCGGACGCCGCACCTATGACGACCGCGAAACGGTGCAGTCGGTGCGCGAAAAATTCGCGGCTGACGGACAAATCACGACCCGGCAGCAGCAGATGCTTCATAATCTGGCCTGCAAGTACATGAGTCAGGTCAGCGGCGATCAGGTGAGTGCGCTCAAGCTTGAAAAACCTGAAGCGGCTTCCGGTGAAACCGTCCGCAAGCTGGAACTGCTGGAACACGTCCAGTTCGCCGAAGCTCGCAAGGTCGGCAAGAAAACGTACGACGACAAAAAGTTTTGTGAGTCGTTGCGCCAGCAGGTGCAGGGCGGACGCAACCTGAGCGAACGCCAGCTCGCCGCACTCGACTCTGTGCTGACAAAATATTCCGAGCAGGTTCCTGACTTTGAAACGATCAAGGCGAGCCTCAACATGGCCGCCAAACCTGAAACGGCGGATTCTGGTCTGACCGGCGCATTGCTCGAACTGCTCAAGCCGATTCAGGTGTGGAACCCGCCGGTCATGCGCGGAAAGCGCGAGTTCAACGACCAGAGCTTTTACGAATCACTGTCCGGCCAGTTCGGAACAAAGGGCGCGCTGTCTGAAAAACAGGTTGCTGCGCTCAAGAAGATTGTTTCCCGCTATGCCGCGCAGATTCCGGATTTCGACTCCCTCCGCGAACAGTACGGCCTTCCTGAACCAAAAGTGAAGAAGTAG
- the dprA gene encoding DNA-protecting protein DprA: MTDREAYIALNMIEGIGPIKVQSLIEALGSPQAIFDPEQSDLRTVKGIGEKLSESILTQRTQVDPQAEIEKAEALGIHIITPLDDEYPAALKTIHDPPLALYVRGKFEPGDRHALGIVGSRKCTSYGLSTADRLAYQLAQTGFTVVSGLARGIDTAAHQGALKAKGRTVAVLGAAIDQLYPPENADLADAIASSGAVISEYPLGRPADRQTFPYRNRIISGLSMGVIVVESGAKSGSLHTVDAAIEQGRSVFAVPGRIDSPASKGTNRLIKNGAKLVDNVGDILEEFELLVPPGLFEKPLNAPSARPEVPLSEDEQTLVKALWDEELDVDSLARAAGLPSAKVSALLVGLEMKRVVKMLPGRVVELADDLRN; this comes from the coding sequence ATGACCGATCGTGAAGCGTATATTGCCCTGAACATGATTGAAGGGATCGGGCCGATCAAGGTTCAGTCCCTGATTGAAGCGCTGGGTTCGCCGCAGGCGATCTTTGATCCGGAACAGTCCGACCTGCGGACGGTGAAAGGAATCGGCGAAAAACTTTCCGAATCGATTCTGACTCAGCGCACACAGGTTGACCCGCAGGCGGAAATCGAAAAGGCCGAAGCGCTCGGAATCCACATCATCACTCCGCTTGACGACGAATATCCCGCCGCGCTGAAGACGATTCACGACCCGCCGCTGGCGCTGTATGTGCGCGGAAAATTTGAGCCGGGCGACCGCCACGCACTGGGAATCGTCGGCTCACGCAAATGCACGAGCTACGGACTCAGCACCGCCGACCGGCTGGCCTACCAGCTGGCGCAAACCGGCTTTACCGTGGTGAGCGGTTTGGCCCGCGGCATCGACACCGCCGCGCATCAGGGAGCACTCAAAGCCAAAGGGCGCACCGTCGCCGTGCTCGGTGCGGCAATCGATCAGCTCTATCCGCCGGAGAATGCGGATCTGGCCGACGCTATCGCCAGCAGCGGCGCGGTGATCAGCGAATATCCGCTTGGCCGACCCGCTGACCGCCAGACTTTCCCGTACCGCAACCGGATTATCAGCGGACTTTCGATGGGGGTTATTGTGGTTGAATCGGGCGCTAAAAGCGGTTCGTTACATACCGTTGATGCCGCCATAGAGCAGGGCCGGAGTGTTTTTGCCGTGCCGGGCCGAATCGACAGTCCGGCATCGAAGGGAACCAACCGGTTAATAAAAAACGGGGCGAAATTGGTGGACAACGTCGGCGATATATTAGAAGAGTTCGAGCTTTTGGTGCCGCCGGGACTGTTTGAAAAACCCCTTAATGCTCCTTCGGCGCGGCCGGAAGTGCCGCTTTCGGAAGACGAACAGACGCTGGTAAAAGCTCTTTGGGATGAAGAATTGGATGTGGACAGCCTGGCCCGTGCCGCCGGACTGCCGAGTGCTAAAGTGAGCGCATTACTGGTCGGGCTCGAAATGAAGCGTGTCGTGAAAATGCTGCCGGGCCGCGTGGTCGAACTGGCGGACGATTTAAGAAACTGA
- a CDS encoding tyrosine recombinase XerC, producing MNAIADPCVEHFVKYLQGEKNASEHTVSNYLIDIRQFIELIWGEEAKPPYNWKEADRLTARKFLVFFQKLEMEPTTTSRKLSALRSFYKFMVREEYVPLNPFSGLHLPKKGSYLPAVLSVNEIEQLLAAPHAMAAAEKPLGLFQEYIPVRDTAILEVLYSTGMRIGELVTMTESRIDILSGIISVLGKGKKERLCPLGRPAERALQNALAWRQDIWLSLGVKGDLRRAIFLNKHGGPLTARSIERMMKTYVGYCGLKPTISPHAMRHSFATHLLDNGADLRSVQELLGHASLSTTQIYTHVSVEKLKKVYEEAHPRA from the coding sequence ATGAACGCAATTGCAGATCCTTGTGTGGAGCATTTCGTTAAATATCTCCAAGGGGAGAAAAACGCCTCGGAGCATACGGTCAGCAATTACCTGATCGACATCCGGCAGTTCATCGAATTGATCTGGGGCGAAGAGGCGAAGCCGCCGTATAACTGGAAAGAGGCCGATCGGCTCACCGCCCGCAAGTTTCTCGTTTTTTTTCAGAAGCTGGAAATGGAGCCGACGACGACGAGCCGGAAGCTTTCCGCGTTGCGTTCGTTTTATAAATTTATGGTGCGAGAGGAATATGTGCCGCTCAATCCGTTCAGCGGATTGCATCTGCCGAAGAAAGGCAGTTATCTGCCCGCCGTTCTTTCGGTCAATGAAATCGAGCAGCTGCTGGCGGCACCGCATGCGATGGCGGCGGCTGAAAAACCGCTCGGCCTGTTTCAGGAATATATTCCGGTGCGCGATACCGCCATTCTCGAAGTGCTTTACAGCACCGGCATGCGTATTGGCGAGCTGGTGACGATGACCGAATCCCGCATTGATATTCTGTCCGGTATCATCAGCGTGCTTGGCAAAGGTAAAAAGGAACGGCTTTGTCCGCTTGGACGTCCGGCGGAGCGGGCGTTGCAGAATGCGCTGGCGTGGCGGCAGGATATCTGGCTGTCGCTCGGCGTGAAGGGCGACCTGCGGCGCGCAATTTTCCTGAACAAGCATGGCGGGCCGCTTACCGCGCGCTCCATTGAGCGGATGATGAAGACATATGTCGGATATTGCGGACTGAAGCCGACTATTTCCCCGCACGCGATGCGCCATAGTTTTGCCACGCACCTGCTGGATAACGGAGCCGACCTGCGCAGTGTGCAGGAACTGCTTGGCCACGCCAGTCTGTCCACCACCCAGATTTACACCCACGTTTCGGTTGAGAAGCTGAAGAAAGTTTATGAAGAAGCACATCCGCGCGCTTAG
- the tsaB gene encoding tRNA (adenosine(37)-N6)-threonylcarbamoyltransferase complex dimerization subunit type 1 TsaB: protein MITLGIELSSRQGGLALLKDGELLAEKTWIGENVRHNILFKTLETLLGDAGISYSDISLYAVGRGPGSFSGMRMSFAVAQALALPNKTEVRSVSSGAALALAVAREGAGRIAVVGDARRGQFWYGLFEAGPALAQDWKLVPYEELVVPAETLVISPEAERLAQYFPNIGAPRFPLASDVAVLALMQEIYEPLEPLYMHPPVFIEPKYV, encoded by the coding sequence ATGATCACACTCGGAATCGAACTTTCGTCGCGGCAGGGCGGTCTGGCGCTGCTCAAGGACGGCGAGCTGCTGGCGGAAAAAACGTGGATTGGGGAAAACGTTCGCCACAACATACTTTTCAAAACTCTGGAAACGCTTCTGGGTGACGCCGGAATTTCGTACAGCGATATATCGCTCTATGCCGTTGGTCGCGGGCCGGGATCATTTTCCGGTATGAGGATGTCTTTCGCTGTGGCGCAGGCGCTGGCTTTGCCGAATAAAACGGAAGTACGTTCCGTCAGTAGCGGCGCGGCACTGGCGCTGGCCGTCGCACGCGAAGGGGCCGGACGGATCGCTGTTGTCGGCGACGCCCGGCGCGGGCAGTTTTGGTATGGGCTGTTTGAAGCCGGTCCTGCGTTGGCTCAAGACTGGAAGCTTGTTCCCTACGAAGAGCTCGTCGTTCCTGCCGAAACACTCGTTATCAGCCCAGAAGCCGAACGGTTGGCCCAGTATTTTCCGAACATTGGAGCGCCGCGATTTCCGCTGGCGAGCGACGTGGCGGTGCTGGCCTTAATGCAGGAAATTTATGAACCTTTAGAGCCGCTCTACATGCATCCGCCGGTTTTCATCGAGCCTAAATACGTTTGA